Proteins encoded in a region of the Anopheles aquasalis chromosome 2, idAnoAquaMG_Q_19, whole genome shotgun sequence genome:
- the LOC126572700 gene encoding BLOC-1-related complex subunit 8 homolog, whose protein sequence is MTSVQDPELQAKVKKTTEKISENMHIVANEPSLAFYRIQEHVRKVIPLIVDRRAEVVQLQQDLQGKCYDMEYAIGAVKNIEAADGSLKNIQELLKNAIFLKQQLKYVESRRPKKDSNSSVYKRLSAHITLDLPDLTDLSGVVRETTNRVEHMMSQARNSNSSINNPSTGTSTATNAAGSGPQELQRSYTTLH, encoded by the exons ATGACCAGCGTGCAGGATCCGGAGCTTCAAGCCAAAGTGAAGAAAA CCACCGAGAAAATTTCGGAAAACATGCACATCGTCGCTAACGAGCCTAGCCTTGCGTTCTATCGCATCCAGGAGCACGTCCGGAAGGTGATACCGCTGATAGTGGACCGACGGGCTGAGGTCGTTCAGTTGCAGCAAGACTTGCAGGGAAAATGCTACGATATGGAATACGCCATCGG AGCCGTAAAAAATATAGAAGCAGCCGATGGTTCATTGAAAAACATCCAAGAGCTGCTCAAGAATGCAATATTCCTCAAGCAACAGTTGAAATACGTTGAATCGAgacgccccaaaaaggacagCAACAGCTCGGTGTACAAGCGCCTATCCGCCCACATCACTCTCGATCTCCCCGATTTGACCGATCTGTCTGGGGTAGTGCGTGAAACCACTAACCGCGTAGAACACATGATGTCCCAGGCTCGTaattccaacagcagcatcaacaacccTTCCACCGGAACATCTACGGCGACGAATGCAGCGGGAAGCGGTCCGCAGGAATTGCAACGGTCCTATACCACATTGCACTAG